TAAGTTTCAACCAGATGACTTCTTGGCATTCCTTACAATCCCCTAAATCATAACATGACCTATTGGAATAGTATGTCCAATCCAAGTAGATGACTTCTTGCTAATGCAATTAACCAAAGTGAAGCACAGGCATTCCTAATAATAACTGAaataacaacaaataaaatgaaatgtaaAACTAAAGGTTATAAACAGATCTCTCTGTTTAAACTAATGAATCAAGCAACCACAAGATAGAAGCAAACTCAAGGCCACAATTCAAATCATTTTTACTGAAATATGTGCATAAATACAAAGAGGAAAGAGAGAAAACGACCTCAAGGCCTACACAGACTGGCAGTTGTGTTTTTTCCACTTGCTTATCAGTAGAATGATCTTTACCGACATACACAGAGTACCCAGCACAACCATAGTAAAAATCTACAAGACGTCGCCCATCTTTAGAAGCTTCAGCCTCAGATTGTCCAACAATGTAATTTGGAACTGGTCATTAAACTTACGTATCAGAAGATATTTCATCACAATCTTACATTTATAAAGAGTTTGAAAAAACCTAACTATTAAAGcccaacaagtaacaaacattcCAAAATATGAGATTATATTCTAGCACATGTAGCAGTTATTTGCACAAAACCACCACACTGCACATCCTGTACAAACATATAATAACAACATTGTTTCATCCATATATGATATACCTCTAGACTTACTGTGCCTGATAATTCAATCAGCCTGCTTTCACAGTTTCTGTTTCTGAGCATGTAATCAAAATGATATACTGTACATTGTTCTACTTCCAAAATACATGAGGCGCAATAAACAGTATGAGGAGAATTTAAAGGTAGGCATCTAGCAAACATCTATAAAGACAACTTACAACTCATTTAATACGAGTATAGTTTGACTTAGACATTGTGCGATGTGTCACAAAAGGGATTAGAAAAGCCATCAACCTCTTTATTATATACACCGCATGCTTCACTAGATTAAATACAAAACATCAAAAGAAAAGGATTCCTGACTACTATGTTGCAGGGTGACAAGCAGGAAACCACAAGGCACCAACAAGGGACCAGGCCAAATCGACCCACAGACATTTCTTTCAAGGAGAACAACGTAGCTAATGATCAAGTAAAAGTAAAGGTTTTGTCATCGAAAACACATAGTCCATAAGAAATTATCAAGAGTTCCACATCCTATGAAATTGATAAAACCAAGACGATAGGCTTAAACTATGACAAGAAATCAAGTCGGAGGCTCGCAATTATATATCAAACGAACCATAAAGTACTTTCTTAAGCAATCATATGAGAATCTACCAACATATAACTAATTATTCATCGAATTAGGAACACAAATTAATAATCGTGATGGATGATTTCATTTCACTTCTGgaagaaaaatttcaagaaaatgGAGAGGAAAAAACAAAACCGTTTTGAAGGGTACGGGGGATGCCGATGCAGCGAGGATTTTTGCCGGTGGATTTGAGAACGGAAGAATAATAAAGGTATCCTTTGCAAGATTTTCCCTTAAAATCTCCGCCGGTAACGCTTCCGCGTTTTGATTCAGTTTGATTTTCGATTTGATTAACTATCTCGTCTCCACCTCCGCTTCCTTTACTCCTATCCATGCTCGCTCCTTTTTCTCTCTgtatctctctcttttctcttccttttgCAATTTTGTTCCTCGTACCAGGAGGACTGAATCCCGCGACACGCGAGCATAAAATGATGTCGTTTTGCCGACTTTAGATTTAACACAAATGGTCCCTAAACTACTTCACCCAAAACTTTAacggcatatatatatatatatataaaacttttAACGGCATACCTTTAAAACTTCCAAATGAatcaaatttttcttttttgacacAAAAGatgatttataaataaaaaattagaacaTTACATAGAAACGGAGGATGCTCATTGAGCCAGACTCCGTGATCGGACATGGAACCTACTGCTCTGGCTAACATATGTGTCGCAGTGTTTGTTGACCTTTTGCTATAAAAATTTTACATTCATTAAGGACGAGACCCCAAGTAAAAAGGTTAGGGGAGTCGCTTGATAAAAACCGTGGACCAGTGGTTGGGAGTCTGTTTCTATCCAAATATCCACCTAGCCATTATCCTTGATCCAA
The DNA window shown above is from Euphorbia lathyris chromosome 1, ddEupLath1.1, whole genome shotgun sequence and carries:
- the LOC136205912 gene encoding uncharacterized protein → MDRSKGSGGGDEIVNQIENQTESKRGSVTGGDFKGKSCKGYLYYSSVLKSTGKNPRCIGIPRTLQNVPNYIVGQSEAEASKDGRRLVDFYYGCAGYSVYVGKDHSTDKQVEKTQLPVCVGLELLVDRRVHNTETASAPAHVHSREDGQEFPLPRKQKPAQSAGDDFLIRYTRNASLVASGVARNMRKVGSYIKDSLDDILYPYRRRPK